Proteins encoded in a region of the Triticum dicoccoides isolate Atlit2015 ecotype Zavitan chromosome 3A, WEW_v2.0, whole genome shotgun sequence genome:
- the LOC119268222 gene encoding uncharacterized protein LOC119268222 codes for MDGGYRSKSYASGRMQIEAYTGGARPDFRSLSYGGGGASYQYQYEYGAGAGQVTTVVEEEVKRSKSKRRWLALGDPDMERKRRVAAYKAYAMEGKVKGSFRKSFRWIKDRYLHLVYGVS; via the coding sequence ATGGACGGCGGCTACCGCTCCAAGTCGTACGCCAGCGGCCGCATGCAGATCGAGGCCTATACAGGCGGCGCGCGGCCGGACTTCCGGTCCTTGtcctacggcggcggcggggcgtcgtACCAGTACCAGTACGAGTACGGCGCCGGAGCAGGGCAGGTGACgacggtggtggaggaggaggtgaaGAGGAGCAAGTCTAAGCGGCGGTGGCTGGCGCTGGGTGACCCGGACATGGAGCGGAAGCGGCGGGTGGCGGCGTACAAGGCCTACGCCATGGAGGGCAAGGTGAAGGGATCCTTCCGCAAGAGCTTCAGATGGATCAAGGACCGCTATCTGCACCTCGTCTACGGCGTGTcctag